One genomic window of Arvicola amphibius chromosome 4, mArvAmp1.2, whole genome shotgun sequence includes the following:
- the Zfp42 gene encoding zinc finger protein 42 homolog: protein MRKEVKKMAKASGQKDLGSQSLRANAKQEEVEQVQKTSMGPLHITYTIHDEDMYGETNPEIEDDDFPDGYIECIIRGEFSEPILEEDLLFKSFENLEKAEQDLSRQVLEASSLLESSLEYVTKGTKQEEREAKQEQPQQIVGADSELGYPQLLAGSTGEKPKGGESRGILSMLECPQTGCTKKLRDKTALRKHMLVHGPRQHVCAECGKAFAESSKLKRHFLVHNGEKPFQCTFEGCGKRFSLDFNLRTHIRIHTGDKRFVCPFDGCAKGFIQSNNLKTHILTHAKAGKKC from the exons ATGCGcaaggaagtgaagaaaatgGCAAAGGCAAGTGGCCAGAAAGACCTGGGCAGTCAATCCCTCAGAGCAAACGCAAAACAAGAGGAGGTGGAACAAGTCCAGAAGACAAGCATGGGACCTCTCCATATAACATACACCATCCACGATGAAGATATGTACGGTGAAACAAACCCCGAGATTGAGGACGATGACTTCCCCGATGGTTACATAGAGTGCATCATCAGAGGTGAGTTTTCTGAACCTATTTtagaagaggatttgctttttaaatcttttgaaaaCCTAGAGAAAGCCGAACAAGACCTTTCTCGCCAGGTTCTTGAAGCAAGTTCCCTTCTTGAAAGTTCTTTGGAATATGTGACTAAGGGAACAAAacaggaggaaagggaggctAAGCAAGAGCAGCCTCAACAGATTGTTGGAGCAGACTCAGAACTCGGGT ATCCTCAGCTGCTTGCGGGATCCACTGGAGAGAAGCCAAAGGGTGGTGAATCCCGTGGCATTTTATCGATGCTGGAGTGTCCTCAGACCGGGTGCACGAAGAAGCTGAGGGACAAAACTGCCCTGAGGAAGCACATGCTTGTTCACGGTCCCCgtcagcatgtgtgtgcagagtgtGGGAAAGCTTTTGCCGAGAGCTCGAAACTAAAGCGACACTTTCTGGTGCATAATGGAGAGAAGCCATTTCAGTGCACCTTCGAAGGCTGTGGGAAGCGCTTCTCGCTGGACTTCAACCTGCGCACCCACATCCGCATCCACACTGGCGATAAGCGCTTCGTGTGCCCCTTTGACGGCTGCGCCAAGGGCTTTATTCAGTCAAATAATCTGAAAACTCACATCCTCACCCATGCAAAGGCAGGGAAGAAATGCTGA